actgatttgaaaagcaCGAAATTAGGGGAGATGAAAGTTAGAAAAGTATATTTAGGAAAAGGGGAGAGAGAGAAAGTGTGTAgctaaaaaataggggtgtggggagtggtaagttaattggtagaaaagtgAGTTgctataagttgtaaaaatataatattatacctactaaacttaattattaaaaagtatagttatgttccataaatatgtaacatagtaagctatgccaagtaaaaTTTACAATTAAAAACCACctatttgagggacaaaaattaaagaccagtgcctttgaagcccatcgtgcaaatgacccgttCTATAAAGGTAAGGTAGTAGTAGCTGGACCAACAAGATGATATTAGGGAAAGtcacacaaatacaactttttaaaatggtaattaaaaagattacaactattttctaaaaaatacataaatacaatttattcaaaattttaattttttaatcacaaaaatataattttttacattcttaaaatatcaataatacttaaTTTTAGGAGTACTGCCATTAATGCATATCCACCTTTTACTTTCTTTCTtctctccccctcccccccccccccccccccctcaaaaaaaaaatgaaaaggacaTGACAGAGAATGTAATTTTtcaaataaacaaaataaaaccaaCTTCAAATCTCATATTCCATCTAACcttttaaaaagatttttttctttcgtttcctcctctttattcttcttttttcattttcactTGATGATTGATGCAATTATTTTTTgtgactaaaagaaattatttgaatatattaatattaagaaaagtacatgaaaaaATATGGTACATGATATAAGAAAAGTACATAAAAATATACCTAAAATGTATATGATATATTCAAATTGGCAAATTTAACTGAAGAGATGATAACAAAATATTTGTGgatataatagtagaaattagtaaatttaagtttgtatattatatatagtatataaatataatgATACCTTTTGTGTATGTAGTATATAATATTACAATATACCTAATATAAGAATATATTACTATACGTGCCAACCAATTCTACTCTATCATATATAGTGTACAATATAGAATATATAGAtggaagaatatatatatatatatatatatatatatatatatatatatatatatatatatatatatatatatatatatatatatatatatatatatatatatatatatatatatatgcttgttcATGAATTaactctttttatttatttattaaaattcatgaattatgttgCTAGTAGATTGTGATGGAGCTTTTTTAGGTAAGCAATTATTGTGTTTTTATATGCATTTAATTATGTTATTACTAATATAGGGTGTCTCCTTATTTTTAACTTTTTATTCATAACAATAATCTCCTTGTTTTTGGCTTTAAGTTGCATAATTTGTAATATCTAAATTAGTTGTATATTATATAATTAACTCTTATATATGTTGCATTTATGAAAGTTCCCCATGATACTACCTTCCACAGCCTTTACTTTTGGGCCCAAATATAAGTAGACGTATGCCTTAATCATGCGAGACATCAGTCCGCCATGATACTACCTTCCACAGCCTTTACTTTTGGGCCCAAATATAAGTAGACGTATGCCTTAATCATGCGAGACATCAGTCCGCGCAGGGGCGGATTTAGAGGGTAGTGAGGGTGTTCGCGTGAACTCCCTCGGTaaaaaattacaatgtatatatagagtaaattttttgtgtttatgcacatatatatacTTTTGACCAAATGCAAAAAAGTTAGCTCAAGCAgtttagggtgttcaaaattgtctcaaGCCTCCTATGTTCGATTCCTAGGaacaatattatttttttgtatttaacTTTTGTTGTTTTACCGAACCCCTGAgagaaaatcctgaatccgccactaAATCCGTGTTTTAATTATTTCATTGCACAAACataggctttaaataaaaaatttgtGGAAAATTTACCTCCACATACCCACTACCATGATTATGTTAGCGTATCTCCCAACTATGACTGACGGAGCTTGCAGAAATAATCCTAGACCAGGAAGTGTGGGAGGAGTTGTAAGGGACCAGTATTAGTATATTTTTCCATGTATATAGTCAGCTCTCATTTCCTTTTTGCTCTCTACGTTATTCTTTTGCACGCCTGATATATGTTTAATATAGGAAAACAATAGGAGGTATTAATTCTTGATAGTTGAAAtataaaaagaacaaaaaaatcagACACCAATCATTGAACTTGGAATGACATTCTTTTATTATAATTCACATAAGTTATAGCAGGTCACTTGATCAAGTAATTCAAAGTCATTCATGTCTTCAAAACCCTTTGGTAATAGTATTGGCAGAGAGCAATATAAAATTTTCAAAAGTTAATTTTATATACTGAATATCATATATTGGTTTGAGAACTGAGTTAAAAAGTACTTTATTTCCAGGGATGAATAACAAACGATTAAGAGGTATGTTATTGCTGATATGACGATAACAACCACTAAAAGAAGTATTTTGCTCGGATTACGTTCTCCCTCTCAAAAAGATTCGTATCTCTTTCTATTAATTGTTCCTAATTATCAAACAAAAATATTGTTGATCAACGCTTTGAAGTTAAAGTTAAATCAAGTGCAATAAAACAATCAAATTGGATATTCATTTTTACCCATTTAATTTGGTGTCCGCTCGTTCGGTATCTATTTTGGAGTCTGACTAATTGAAATCCGCATAGCAAGATCTCACTTTTAAATAAATCACACCTTATAAAAGACGATTACATACCCGAATTCGAGAATTTAATTAAGATGGAAAAACTCATCAATCCACCACCAAATCGACCAAAAGCTCACCATTAAGTCAAAGATGCCCTACGATCCATCTCTCTTTAATATGTCTGTCTTGCATATATTCACTTCGTTTACCTACTCATATCATTCACGTATGGAcaaattaatattttaatatatatatatatatatatatatatatatatatatatatatatatatatagtttctaCAAAATTTGGTCTATCTATCTGAGAAGTTCATCATTAAGCCAAATTCAGATGTGTCATATTGCAATATACTTTTATTTCTTCAGTAGGATTCATGATATACTGAACTCCTAATTAACAATTCACTCATCATGGGCCGTTGGATCATCCACCCGTCACTTCTTGGAGCATAAAATAAGATTCTCCATCGATCTTAGAGCAAATAGCCTAGAAATTCTACACGTGGGATCCGCTCTGGAAAAAAACTTACCTAATTTCTTTAATGTCCAAAGGAATCTTGTTCATAGTTTTTACCAAAAAAAGGGAATCTTGTTTACTCTTTACAGTACTGTTTGACGACGCAGAGACCGAGGTGATGAAACACTGCCATGTCACCAGTAACTTCAGCCGTGTCCACAAGAATCAACATAATTTTTCGAGTTTAAGCTATATACACATAAGAGTAAAAAACATCTTATATCGACAATGCAGTTTAATACTGATGCAATTTACTCTGATCCCATTTACTCCATTTGGATGTTATAATAGTTCCTCTATTTCATTTACGTTGCTTGATTCAGAATAAGAAGATTAAATTTAGATAATATTCAATGTGAATTTGTATAAAAGTTGCCATTCATTATAAATAATCAACAATTCTAGTTAAAAGGTAAACTTGTTGCAGGCCAAGTTAATCCAAAAGTGTAAAACAAAAATTTAAAGATTGTTTGGTcgattaaaatattttaaaaaatattttctctaaaACTTTTTTGTTAAATAACGGAAATAACTTTCCTAATAGGAAACTAAGTTTGATAAAGTGGCATTCAAAGCTCTTTTATGTACTTCCCACCCACCATCCGGATAGTGTTTTCCTATATTACATATTAAtattttggaaaaatattttcttgcttACTTACGTAACaacaaaaaataagtaagaaaaacTACTTCACTTATTTTTCATGAGAATATTTTCTTTTATCCAAACACATCCTAAATGTCAATGCAAATATCATACTAATATCTAATTATATATGCTTAAAATATTACAAGTAGTATGAATTTACGATTAAATACAATGATAATGTAGATTTTGTCATACTTACTTTAGCTTGGCTTATTATAGTAATAGGTTATTATATTACAGTATATTTCAATTTAATACTTGTTTTGTCCAAAGATGAATTAACGTGATGAACAAAAGATATTATACAATGTTCGGATCGAACAAGAAATTATTCTTATTATATATCATGAGCTACCCAACCTTGGCAGATCATGTTGTCTTCCATATCCTATGAGGCAGTGATGGAGACTCTACGCCTCTGCTTCCACAATCTCTTATCCTTCTATATCTCCATCATCTCCACTCTTCTCCGTTTGTTACTTTCCCCTTTACCCACCATTAATAAACACTTTCCTCTCTTATACCCCGTTTgaccaaacttctaaaatcagaTTATTTTataaagtatttttttaaaaaaacacttttagcGAAAAACAGTTtatgtttgaccaattaattaaaaaaaaaacttttgagcaacaattagtatttgaccaagtttttaaaaagtgcttctatttgtatttttctcaaaagtacttttcaaaaaagtacttttgggcaaaagctgtgtttttttagcttctgaaaaactgcttctgctactcacCAGaatcacttattttctctcaaaagcttggccaaacacctcactttttttcaaataagtacttattgaaaaaataagtacttttgggggaaaaataagcttggccaaacaggctattagtcccCTTCATCgacatttgtgtgactataagtcatttcattaaaggtaaaaagaaaattttaaaattaaattgtttataatTATAGAGaagtgacattcttttttaacAGACTACAAAGAAAaagatgtcacataaattgagacatagagagtataataagaaaaaaattaaaattattaggtagtaaaataaattataataaaataaataaacaacTTAGAAATTGGTAAGAGTTGAACGAATTGAGTTATGATCCATTATTTCAATTCAAATAACCTTAATAACACACCTATTTATTAAGTCAAACATATTTTAATCCGCCTAAATTCAATCGAATCGAACCCTCGTCTGGCACCCCTAGCATTACTGTAGGTGAATTTAATAGTATTTGTTTTGTCTAAAGATGAATTTAACGTGATGAATAAAAAATAGATACAATGTTAGGATCGAACGAGTAATATATATTAGTATGATCTAGCCTTGGCAGATCATACTTGTCTTCCATTATCGTGTTGAGGCAGAGTAATGGAGACTCTACGCCTTTGCTTTCACAATCTCTTATCCTTTTATCTCTCCATTATCTCTACTCTTCTCCGTTTGTTACTCTCCCCTTTACCCACCATTAATAAACGATTCCCTCTCTTCGTTCCCTTCATTGATGCTTATGTATCCCTTTTATTCCGCTTCTCCAATTTATCACCATGCACCCTAGATTTAGACGAGCATACCACCATCCACTTCTGGGCCCCAAATCATCGACATTTCAACAAGCCCAATCTTTTATTGATCCATGGTTATGGTGGTGATGCAAAATGGCAATTCATGTACCAGGTCCTCAACGATTATATTTTATATAGTACAAATCTCGCAATTATGAAAAATAGCAAGCAGCATTCATATTTATAATGGGACAAAATTTACTTTAACTCCAAATGtcaaatcctaaccaattttgATTATTTTGTCTAACAGGTTCGATCACTGGCCCAATCGTTTAATCTCTACATTCCGGATCTTCTCTTCTTCGGGAAATCGTTTACTACACGAACCGAACGGAGTGAAGAATTTCAGGCGAAATGCGTGGTGGAAGGGTTAAAGGtgttaaaatttatttttcttttgcatTATGATTTGCATAGAATACTATAGTATTTAGTTTCCTTTTAATTAATATCTATAAGAAAAATATTacatgttttattttattttatgctttTTAGTTCTTTATAAATAGTGATGTAGGCCTGTTTAGCCATGCAAAttgtaaaatttgaaaaaagCTGTTTATGtttttaaagtgaaaaatggtatTTGAAAATTGAAGGTGTGTTTGACTATGAATGCAAATTGGAGATGTGTTTGAATTATTGTGAGTAATTtagagtgaaaaaagtgaaagtaactttttggtgtttttcaattccgatttttttttttttttctagttgaATTCCTGAATTTTATGGTCAAAAGTGGTTTCCGAAATTCAACTCCAGAAAAAAGTAAATAATATTGATGGACAAATGGCAAGGTAGTCTTTCATTTTAATGCAAAAACAATGTAATAAATCAATGCAATGAATTTTTGTTCATTCTCTCTATGTTTTATCCCTAATTTTTTCGATTCCATAACAAAAGGGACTCGGAGTGAGAAAATGCTCGATGTTTGCGATTAGTTATGGAGGATTTGTTGGGTATCGAATGGCGGAGATGTATCCAGACATGGTGGAGAAAGTGGTGATACTGAGTAGTGGAGTTGGGTGTTCCAAGGAAGAGAAAGAGGAGCAATTGAAAAAAATAGGGAGAGATCCAGTTGAATTGTTAATACCAGCAAAACCAGAGGATCTGCATGTGCTGGTGAACTTGTCAATTTACAAGTATAATCCTTTCAAGTGGGCTCCTGATTACTTCCTCCAGGAATTCATCGATGTGAGTCCAAAAAATTTATGCACATTCAGTGTTTATATGAAAAAGTTTGTTTGATTTTAATGAGAAATGAATAGGTAAAGTTTTTAACTTACAGCTAGGATTTTAGTCCAGTGACAGTTTTCGTTACTTGAAATGTGGTGGTGGAAAAACTAATTTGCTACCACATTTCTGGTAATGAAACTGTAGTTCTGTCATTTTGTTGTTGCATGCAACAGAAGAAAAGTATTTTTTTGTACTAGGTGTTTGTACTAAATAATTTCAACTTAACATGGTTAGGTAATTAAGTAAGGTGAGATTATATGATAAAATTTATGTGCAGAAATACGCCATATCTGTTAATTTGACATAAACACAAGTAGTATGTGTACATTTTTACCTCCAGGAAATATTCGATACTTAGAAaggactgttttttttttttacatgcatGGAATTTTGTAAATGCTTTCTAGGAATTTTGAGGGTGTGTTTAGTACGTGCAAATGTTTTTCACAAAAAGTGTTTCCTGAAAAATAAGTgatattcttttttattttctggTCTATGGACTATGGAGTAATTCATAAGCAGAAAATATTGTGCAAGAGCACTTATATATAATTTAGGCAAATATTATGAAACTTATTTTTTGCTCTTTTGCTAGGGGAAGTCATTTTCTAGATTTTAAAGGAATTTATTATCTAGAAGttatttttcaaaacattttgaccaaccacATCGTGAGCCAATAATGTACAAATTAAGATTACTGGAGATCTAGAAAGTAGCTCTATTGATGCTCTTCGTGTGTTGTTTGAAGATGATAAGTAGGAGTTACCTGAAGGAGAAACAAGAGCTAGTGAAACACTTGCTGGCAGACCATACAGATTGCATATGGCCCATCTTAACTCAGGTCAAACACCTCGTTATATTCTTTAAACAATCAACACATTAGTAGTGGTTGTTCAATCATTCTATTGACTATATAATCAGAGAAAAACTTAGTTTGTTGCTTAATTTGTGTCTATAGGAAACGCTGCTTATTTGGGGTGATAAGGACAGAGTTTTCCCTCTTATGTTCGGCCACCAATTGCAAAGGTACTTCTTTAATTCTACTTCTCTTCATGAACTAAAGTTTAAAGTGGACTGCTAGAATCTTAGTACTGAGTTTGTATTAACCTGCAGACATCTGGGGCCAAGAGCAAAGTTAGAAATAATCAAGAACACAGGACATGCAGCGAACATTGAATCTCCTGATTCTGTCAATGCTTTGATTAGAGCCTTTATCTTGCAGCAAAGCAAGGACTTAAATTGTAGCATCTGATTGACAATGGAATTAATCCTGTCAATCGCGATGCTACTAGGCTTAGCTGGGGGTTCTTGCTCGTTTATTTATGATGTCTCTATTATTGCCTCACTGTTTGTAAATAATGAACTACTAATGGGACCTTGAAGCATTAAGAATTCTTCCTAGATGTTATCAGACAAGTTAATGTACGTTTGATGAATGGCATCAACCTAAATGCAATCAGCTCAATTGGGATGTATTAAGGTTGGTGTTTGCTTGTAACTGTAAGTAATTGTAGAATTATAGGGGCAAAGCCAGAAATTGAAGTTGGAAGTTCAACACATGTGGCCGTGGGGTTAATCTTGTTTAACCCATTCTGTTTATCCACATATATTCTGTTTAGGCGCATGAGCATATACATATAATCAATAGCTACGAGACTGAGATAATTTTTTGACTTGTTGCCTCTACAAATACACTAATCAAAACATATCTAACATGGTAGGAAGACACCACGAGGAATTACATTTTTGATTACTTGACAGTTGATACACCCCTCAAAAACTAAAATCAAGTTACTCTAAATAGCTATATCTTCCATAATGAGCAGAATGAAATTGGCTGCCCTTTCCACCATAGATCCACACAGCCATCTCTCTCTTCCACTTTCATCACCCAGTTGTTGTCATACTTCCTCAACAACGCCCTAGCTCCATCTATGGCATCCTCTCCAAACACCTCCTTAACAAATCCAACGCTCCTCATTCTCTCACACCATTTCTCCTTCCTTTCATTCATTTCTCCCATATTCGTTAACGCCTTTGCTGCTTCTCCTTCCATCATCCTCCTTTCTTCGCTCTCACGCCCTTTGTAAGCCACACTCGTCGAGTCCAAAAACCTCCATAAGTACTCCACTCGTCGTGAGAACGTCGTAGCAAAATCCCCACAACTGTTGCAGCTACATTCCGTGTTGTTCTCGCTGAGAACTAATCCTTTCGGGTCCAAGCTCTTCAATATCCTCAACAACTCGGATCGTTCATCCGGGTTACCATGATGCAAATTGTGTAGTCTAAACTGAGCACAAATAACTAACGTTTCATCAGAAGATGAATTTATGACTTGTGAATTGAGACTCATAAGAGGAAAATTATCCAGTCTGTTGATCTGTAAATTGATGTTAATAGCCTTAGCAAAGGCTAGTAGTTGCGAGGAAAAATCGTAACCAGGTGGATCGATCACAAATGGAGTGCCTCTTAATTCTCCGTTCTCTATGGTTGGCGTAATAACTGTTACGCGAACCAACGGTGGTGGCCCACCTGATCGTAGAGTCAGCTCCTCGAGAAGTGTGGGCCACTGAACACCATGAGAGACTCCAATATCAAGGATGTGAAGGTTTTTTAACCGATCCTGTTTTCCAATAATTTGGAGAATAGAGGAATTCGCAATGTTATTGGGGATTCGGAACCAGGGACTAATATCATTGAAATTGATCAACGAGTCCCTGAAGAATTTATGATTGACAGAAGCGAAATTTGTAACTTCAAGAGTAGAAGAGGATGCTGATGACGTGCCAGGGGAAGAAGACAGATGATGTGTCAATGCGCGTAGTCCATGAGCAGCTAGCCTGTGGTTCGCATCACCTGTAAGTCATGACCGCCCATTTATTAGCTCAGATCATGTTAGCCCATTTAAAAATTGCGCGCGCTGGTATGTAGGTTGTGGCCTAAATCAATCCATtgaaatatagtcaaaatattcTTAAAAAGACATTTTTAAGAATAACATGTGAACGATGTTATACCTGTGAACGATGCTAGCTCATGCAGAACGTACAACAGATGTTGCACGCGGTTCATGTTACTGACAGAGATTGCAGCAGCACAAGGGTTGAGCAAATGCTCAGCCCATCTTCCTTCCTTGTTGTTACCGTTATTAGCTGTTGATTTTGTTGTTACTCTTTTTGGTGCTGTTGATCTTCTTACAACATGACCATCTTCCACCTCATTGATCTGACGGTTCTGATTCTTCCTTGGCCCCTTTGGATTATGATCAGGGCCTGTTGTTTTCCGTTTCTTAGACAGATCCAACGGTTGTGGATGATCTAA
The nucleotide sequence above comes from Lycium barbarum isolate Lr01 chromosome 3, ASM1917538v2, whole genome shotgun sequence. Encoded proteins:
- the LOC132633535 gene encoding uncharacterized protein LOC132633535 encodes the protein METLRLCFHNLLSFYLSIISTLLRLLLSPLPTINKRFPLFVPFIDAYVSLLFRFSNLSPCTLDLDEHTTIHFWAPNHRHFNKPNLLLIHGYGGDAKWQFMYQVRSLAQSFNLYIPDLLFFGKSFTTRTERSEEFQAKCVVEGLKGLGVRKCSMFAISYGGFVGYRMAEMYPDMVEKVVILSSGVGCSKEEKEEQLKKIGRDPVELLIPAKPEDLHVLVNLSIYKYNPFKWAPDYFLQEFIDMISRSYLKEKQELVKHLLADHTDCIWPILTQETLLIWGDKDRVFPLMFGHQLQRHLGPRAKLEIIKNTGHAANIESPDSVNALIRAFILQQSKDLNCSI
- the LOC132633534 gene encoding protein NODULATION SIGNALING PATHWAY 1-like; translation: MFKHQNILSDHTYSRFCNIMGIDELEPNSNSDPISEWLANTLSDVPSFLDEPYDYTDDLNFYGDSWWVPNEEIVNHNNTCNSFNSNSPVNIATSNIPSEPIILDHPQPLDLSKKRKTTGPDHNPKGPRKNQNRQINEVEDGHVVRRSTAPKRVTTKSTANNGNNKEGRWAEHLLNPCAAAISVSNMNRVQHLLYVLHELASFTGDANHRLAAHGLRALTHHLSSSPGTSSASSSTLEVTNFASVNHKFFRDSLINFNDISPWFRIPNNIANSSILQIIGKQDRLKNLHILDIGVSHGVQWPTLLEELTLRSGGPPPLVRVTVITPTIENGELRGTPFVIDPPGYDFSSQLLAFAKAININLQINRLDNFPLMSLNSQVINSSSDETLVICAQFRLHNLHHGNPDERSELLRILKSLDPKGLVLSENNTECSCNSCGDFATTFSRRVEYLWRFLDSTSVAYKGRESEERRMMEGEAAKALTNMGEMNERKEKWCERMRSVGFVKEVFGEDAIDGARALLRKYDNNWVMKVEERDGCVDLWWKGQPISFCSLWKI